In Phalacrocorax carbo chromosome 1, bPhaCar2.1, whole genome shotgun sequence, the genomic stretch ttttatttttaacttatttatACAGCAGTGGTAAAGAGCTTCTTTATGACCACTTTGTATCCACCACTTGATTTCACTCAGCAGCTATCTTACGGCTGCATTCCAACAGCCATTAATGTGATTTCAGGCCATTTcctaataaaatgtatttaaagccTATTATCTTAATTTAGCCAACAGGTGAAAAGTTAAGTAACCAGAATACGGACAGTCTTCAGAGGAAGATTAGGTCAATCTCAGGAACATATGGGAACGGTTCTGTAATTAAATGATTTCATTAACAGCCACCTTTTGTGAGTGCTCAGTTTGTTTAAATCCTGAACTAATAAGCTGCCCTTGCATTTTAGATTGTCGGCACACAAACGCCTTGGCACGTAAGCCCATGCTCTGTTGACTGTAATTTGATGCAGCGGAGAGGTGTGTCCGTGATTCAGCTGCGGTCGAGGAAGGCGGAATGAGCTGTAAAGCTTCAGCAGGTTGAATGGAAGACTCCCCCCACTTTGACACCCTGAGCAGCCAGGGCATTGTACTTTTCCACAGCCTTCTCCGTTTGCAAGACCAACACATCGAtcccatttttcttcagatagTCCAGGGTAGATGGAGGAAcctcagaggagaaaaggaaatcgGAAGAACAAGTATTAGAATCTTTTCCCCCTAcgcttaaaaaaaacacaacctgGCATTTCTTAGTAGATGCACTTAAGTGACGTAGTAGCCAGACTGTTGATATGCTCAGATATTTCCAAGattgatataattttttttctcttcaataaAGCTACTTTTACATACAAACCTCCCACCGCTCCTTAACATGGTTTAAAATGCAGCCCTCTTTTAAGAAAGGAGATAGAACAGGTGTTAAAGGTAATTAATCTATATAAGGTGTTGCTCACTTTACCAAAAAGCTAAAGAATTGTTTCTCGTGAAGCGAAGCTCAGCACTTCTGAGCTTTCTGTAGCTAGTTTATCTGCTGAAATGACACCCTGCCAACATTAGTAACAAAAATGCCTAATTATCAAAGTATTTACAGCAGGCTAGACAGCTAGTTCATAACCTATTCTAAGAGGGAGGAACATGACACTGTAAAAAATTCTCCTTGTTTAAATTGCCCCTGTAGCAGAACGTAAACCTGTTCACTGCCTGACATTGACACTAACACTGAGTCGCAAAAATGATGTTTCTTTCAGCGACTCCGGGCATGAGCGCAATCATGCTAATTCAGCATCctgaattttttctcttttagtgAAGTATcatagattttgtttttcttaaccCCCTAAtcagagggagagggaaaacaaacagtTCTAGTTTCTCACAGAACAAAAACCTACCTGCAAAGCCTCGCTCATGCCACGACCAATCACCATAGTTTTAACACCCTTCTTGACAACTTCTTCAAGGTCAGCTGGTTGCACTCCTGGAGAATGCTAAgtggcaggggaagaaaataatagtCTGTGTACTGACAGCAGCAAGCAGGAAAGCTTCCTCTGTGTGGTTTGAGACCATCCAGAGAGTAGTGGGGTAAATTAGCAGCACCAAAATGTAACATAACACCCTTTTCTGCGTACTCACGGTAGATAACATCGGTAattaaaaaaggtttttttatatGCAGATGAAGGATGATAGTTAATCGATTGATGgcaatattatcattattaatgaaacattaaataaaaagatgcaTTATACATTTCTAAAACATTTATGTCTAACAACTAGcgttttataaatattaaaagttaaAGTGAAATGAGTAAACTGCAACATGTTgccatttgttttcaaatgaacAAAACCTTTCTGTAGTAAATATTGTGGCAAAACAAAGTTTACTCACTTCAATTACAAAGAGCTCctcaaataattaaaacaattattttcttctttagtttGCAAATCTCATTTACTAAAGAGGACTGAAACATATTGGTTACTTCCATTTCAGTTAACAGCTTCAATTTCTGCACTATTcttatttttgagaaagggatAGTTGAAAGCAAActcctcaaagaaaaaaagaagagctttaACAGCATGTTGATTGAGTTTTTAAGTACACCCGTTTGCTACTAGTACTCTTTAAACATATGAATCCACAAATACACctgtaatgttaatataatccTCACATCGCGCTAATTCTCCTGAATTCAATTTCTATGCACCTCTCTATGGCAGGAGTAAGATGCTGTACAACCTGGGGCTAGAATTTGGCCCCTCTTTGgcatgcattatttttttaaaaccaaaaatactcTTTCccccacattttttttcttttcagtaagaTTCTTAAGCTCTTTAAAGGACTGAGATGAGTTTCTCACTTGAAGTAGGCAACACCATGGTGGACTCCTGgagaatgttatttttatggACATGCCCATACGTCTCTATCCCCTATACTTCCAGAAAATACTACATTCTCCAATGAATTAAGATTAAAGCAACAGCTTAACAATTGGCTTCTGCTGATCCATTAGTTAGTGAGCTTTACTCTTGCATGTTCTGGGGTCCTCTACTATTCTTTTTCCCAAGTCGTCAGCAGCTGATGCTGCAGCCTCTCACAATGTGTcagagttctctcctcagcccTGTCACTGCCTCAGCTTGCAGATCAGAGCAAGCAAGTCTTTTAAAGCTGAAACGAACACATAAGCTCCTGAAGTTGCAGGTGAGGGAAACCTTCCATGGTAGAGCGCCACTTCCAATGAGGGGATTGAAATTACCCCACCAGAAGGTCTTCAGCCTGGCTGGTATCTGGAATTTCAGCAACAGAGACAGTTCACCTTTATGGTTCTCCAAGTTGTGTTCCCAAGTCCGTTTACATTTGATATCCACACCTAGAACGCAGAGGTCACTTCAGCATGCAGAGCTTTCTCAGGCCAAACCACCGCAAGAACACGTCTATGGCAGAACAGGTAATGCTTTTGCTCTGGGGGTGTAAAGGTAGACTCAAAACTTCGACAAAAAGAACTGGTATGGTTTATTGCAGTTGTGATAATTAGATTGCTGGGGAAGGTTTGCTGTCATATAAATACTCCTGAGGCATTAAAGCCATGGAACAAAAAGACTTTCTTTGG encodes the following:
- the AAMDC gene encoding mth938 domain-containing protein isoform X1, producing the protein MSSPEIASLSWGQMKVKGCSTTYKDCKVWPGGSRTWDWRETGTNVWISNVNGLGNTTWRTIKHSPGVQPADLEEVVKKGVKTMVIGRGMSEALQVPPSTLDYLKKNGIDVLVLQTEKAVEKYNALAAQGVKVGGVFHSTC
- the AAMDC gene encoding mth938 domain-containing protein isoform X2; translated protein: MSSPEIASLSWGQMKVKGCSTTYKDCKVWPGGSRTWDWRETGTNHSPGVQPADLEEVVKKGVKTMVIGRGMSEALQVPPSTLDYLKKNGIDVLVLQTEKAVEKYNALAAQGVKVGGVFHSTC